The genomic segment ctgtctgtctctctacctgtctgtctctcacctgtctgtctctctacctgtctgtctctcacctgtctgtctctcacctgtctgtctctctacctgtctgtctctcacctgtctgtctctacctgtctgtctctcacctgtctgtctctcactgtctgtctctctacctgtctgtctctcacctgtctgtctctctacctgtctgtctctcacctgtctgtctctctacctgtctgtctctcacctgtctgtctctcacctgtctgtctctctacctgtctgtctctcacctgtctgtctctctacctgtctgtctctcacctgtctgtctctcacctgtctgtctctctacctgtctgtctctcacctgtctgtctctcacctgtctgtctctcacctgtctgtctctctacctgtctgtctctcacctgtctgtctctctacctgtctgtctctctacctgtctgtctctcacctgtctgtctctcacctgtctgtctctcacctgtctgtctctcacctgtctgtctctcacctgtctgtctctcagggaAGGAGTATGGTAAAGCAGACAGTCGCTGGTTAGTTTCTGATCCAACGATTGTTTCTTTGGAGCTTCTGACCGTCgtcctctgtcctctgatcgCTGTCCTGCTCATCTACGCAAGTACTACACACCAAGTACTACAGGTAATACTACTACAAGTACTACTACAAGTACTACAGGTAATACTACTACAAGTACTACAGGTAATACTACTACAAGTACTACAGGTAATACTACTACAAGTACTACAGGTAATACtactacatgtgtgtgtgtgtgtttatgtgtgtgtgtgtgtttatgtgtgtgtgtgtgtgtttatgtgtgtgtgtgtgtatgtgtgtgtgtgtgtttatgtgtgtgtgtgtgtgtgtgtgtatgtgtgtgtgtgtgtgtgtgtatgtgtgtgtgtgtatgtgtgtttatgtgtgtgtgtgtgtatgtgtgtgtgtttatgtgtgtgtgtgtgtgtgtgtgtgtgtttatgtgtgtgtgtgtgtgtgtgtgtgtgtttatgtgtgtgtgtgtgtgtgtgtgtgtatgtgtgtgtgtgtgtgtgtgtttatgtgtgtgtgtttatgtgtgtgtgtgtgtgtgtatgtgtgtgtgtgtgtgtgtgtttatgtgtgtgtgtgtgtgtgtgtgtgtgtttatgtgtgtgtgtgtgtgtgtgtgtgtgtgtgtgtatgtgtgtgtgtgtgtgtgtgttttatgtgtgtgtatgtgtgtgtgtgtgtgtgtgtttatgtgtgtgtgtgtgtgtgtttatgtgtgtgtgtgtgtgtgtgtgtgtgtgtgtgtgtgtgtgtgtgtgtgtcagacattTCCTACAGATCAGTCTGAGCGTGTGCGAGCTGTACGGCGGCTGGATGACGTTCtgtcctgattggctgatggGTTCTCCTCACCTGGACACGTCCAGCTGGCTCTACCTGTGGGTCTACCTGGTGTTCTTTAACGGGCTCTGGGTTCTGGTCCCGGTCCTGCTGCTGGTCCGGTCCTGGTCCTCTCTGAAGCAGCTGCATGACATCACACCAGATGATGTCACCACACACAGGAA from the Scomber scombrus unplaced genomic scaffold, fScoSco1.1 SCAFFOLD_172, whole genome shotgun sequence genome contains:
- the ebpl gene encoding LOW QUALITY PROTEIN: emopamil-binding protein-like (The sequence of the model RefSeq protein was modified relative to this genomic sequence to represent the inferred CDS: deleted 1 base in 1 codon) → MDSAAPPGPGPGPGPGPGPGPGLSQVSVLSLLGCSIQVLAAFLLEDRFGRRSSVEDRWTLLWLFYDVIVHLTLEGPFVYMSLVGTVETSEGPLAELWKEYGKADSRWLVSDPTIVSLELLTVVLCPLIAVLLIYASTTHQYYRHFLQISLSVCELYGGWMTFCPDWLMGSPHLDTSSWLYLWVYLVFFNGLWVLVPVLLLVRSWSSLKQLHDITPDDVTTHRKKM